Proteins encoded in a region of the Capra hircus breed San Clemente chromosome 3, ASM170441v1, whole genome shotgun sequence genome:
- the PGLYRP3 gene encoding peptidoglycan recognition protein 3 isoform X1, giving the protein MRMLLCFLVLSALDLAAWGDSLELSLNETQARGLSQELLDLFVGISQLIHTGRNGVPTIVSRKEWGARSLTCRAQLTRPVAYVITDQIAGMECEEQNACSQKLRGLQSRSVYTKGWCDVAYNFLVGNDGRVYEGVGWTIQGMHTQGYNNVSLGLAFFGNNLGSSPSPTALSAAEDLIFYAIKKGHLSPRYIQPLLLKAESCLVPHQPLMPRKACPNIITRSAWGARQTHCPTMGLPAKYVVIIHTAGATCNVSMDCRIRVRDIQSYHMDTQNFCDIGYHFLVGQDGGVYEGVGWHTQGSHTYGYNDIGLGIAFIGNFVEKPPNAAALEAAQNLIHCSVVKGHLVPNYLLVGHSDVTDILSPGRALYNIIKTWPHFRQ; this is encoded by the exons ATGAGGATGCTGCTATGCTTTCTTGTCTTGTCTGCTTTGGATCTCGCGGCTTGGG GGGATTCCCTAGAGTTGTCCTTGAATGAGACCCAAGCCAGGGGGCTGTCACAGGAGCTTCTGGACCTGTTTGTTGGCATCTCACAGCTTATTCACACAGGTCGCAATG GTGTGCCCACCATCGTCTCCCGCAAGGAGTGGGGAGCCAGATCCCTGACCTGCAGGGCCCAGCTGACCCGGCCCGTGGCCTATGTCATCACGGACCAGATCGCAGGGATGGAATGCGAGGAGCAGAACGCGTGCAGTCAAAAGCTGAGGGGCCTGCAGTCCCGTTCCGTCTACACCAAGGGCTGGTGTGATGTGGCCTACAA CTTCCTGGTTGGGAACGATGGCAGGGTGTATGAAGGCGTGGGCTGGACCATCCAAGGCATGCACACCCAGGGCTACAACAACGTCTCCCTGGGCCTCGCCTTCTTTGGGAATAATCTAG GCAGCAGTCCCAGCCCCACTGCCTTATCAGCCGCAGAGGACCTGATCTTCTATGCCATAAAGAAGGGTCACCTATCACCCAGGTATATTCAGCCGCTTCTCTTGAAAGCAGAGAGCTGCCTGGTTCCTCATCAGCCACTGATGCCCAGGAAAG CTTGCCCCAACATCATCACAAGGTCAGCTTGGGGAGCCAGACAGACACACTGCCCTACAATGGGCCTCCCAGCCAAATATGTTGTCATCATCCACACTGCTGGGGCAACCTGCAACGTATCCATGGACTGCCGGATCCGCGTCCGAGATATACAATCTTACCACATGGACACACAGAACTTCTGTGACATTGGATATCA CTTCCTGGTGGGCCAGGATGGTGGTGTGTATGAAGGAGTTGGCTGGCATACCCAAGGCTCTCACACATACGGATACAATGATATTGGCCTAGGAATTGCCTTCATAGGCAACTTTGTAG AAAAACCGCCAAATGCTGCAGCGCTGGAGGCGGCTCAGAACCTGATCCACTGTTCCGTGGTCAAGGGGCATCTGGTCCCCAACTACCTGTTGGTGGGGCACAGCGATGTGACCGATATTCTGTCTCCTGGACGGGCTTTGTACAACATCATTAAGACTTGGCCTCATTTCAGACAATGA
- the PGLYRP3 gene encoding peptidoglycan recognition protein 3 isoform X2 translates to MRMLLCFLVLSALDLAAWGVPTIVSRKEWGARSLTCRAQLTRPVAYVITDQIAGMECEEQNACSQKLRGLQSRSVYTKGWCDVAYNFLVGNDGRVYEGVGWTIQGMHTQGYNNVSLGLAFFGNNLGSSPSPTALSAAEDLIFYAIKKGHLSPRYIQPLLLKAESCLVPHQPLMPRKACPNIITRSAWGARQTHCPTMGLPAKYVVIIHTAGATCNVSMDCRIRVRDIQSYHMDTQNFCDIGYHFLVGQDGGVYEGVGWHTQGSHTYGYNDIGLGIAFIGNFVEKPPNAAALEAAQNLIHCSVVKGHLVPNYLLVGHSDVTDILSPGRALYNIIKTWPHFRQ, encoded by the exons ATGAGGATGCTGCTATGCTTTCTTGTCTTGTCTGCTTTGGATCTCGCGGCTTGGG GTGTGCCCACCATCGTCTCCCGCAAGGAGTGGGGAGCCAGATCCCTGACCTGCAGGGCCCAGCTGACCCGGCCCGTGGCCTATGTCATCACGGACCAGATCGCAGGGATGGAATGCGAGGAGCAGAACGCGTGCAGTCAAAAGCTGAGGGGCCTGCAGTCCCGTTCCGTCTACACCAAGGGCTGGTGTGATGTGGCCTACAA CTTCCTGGTTGGGAACGATGGCAGGGTGTATGAAGGCGTGGGCTGGACCATCCAAGGCATGCACACCCAGGGCTACAACAACGTCTCCCTGGGCCTCGCCTTCTTTGGGAATAATCTAG GCAGCAGTCCCAGCCCCACTGCCTTATCAGCCGCAGAGGACCTGATCTTCTATGCCATAAAGAAGGGTCACCTATCACCCAGGTATATTCAGCCGCTTCTCTTGAAAGCAGAGAGCTGCCTGGTTCCTCATCAGCCACTGATGCCCAGGAAAG CTTGCCCCAACATCATCACAAGGTCAGCTTGGGGAGCCAGACAGACACACTGCCCTACAATGGGCCTCCCAGCCAAATATGTTGTCATCATCCACACTGCTGGGGCAACCTGCAACGTATCCATGGACTGCCGGATCCGCGTCCGAGATATACAATCTTACCACATGGACACACAGAACTTCTGTGACATTGGATATCA CTTCCTGGTGGGCCAGGATGGTGGTGTGTATGAAGGAGTTGGCTGGCATACCCAAGGCTCTCACACATACGGATACAATGATATTGGCCTAGGAATTGCCTTCATAGGCAACTTTGTAG AAAAACCGCCAAATGCTGCAGCGCTGGAGGCGGCTCAGAACCTGATCCACTGTTCCGTGGTCAAGGGGCATCTGGTCCCCAACTACCTGTTGGTGGGGCACAGCGATGTGACCGATATTCTGTCTCCTGGACGGGCTTTGTACAACATCATTAAGACTTGGCCTCATTTCAGACAATGA